A window of Cohnella herbarum contains these coding sequences:
- a CDS encoding NUDIX hydrolase, whose protein sequence is MKKEISAGGVVYRQRDGQLEIQLIEDRFGRMTLAKGKMEPGETIEQTALREIQEETGITGQLSAPLQVISYVYEHAQLGTVQKEVHYYLVEAGEGQLQAQVEEITGVAWYEPSTAWRLQLDAGYDNNDDVLRLALEKLGIQLAG, encoded by the coding sequence ATGAAAAAAGAGATTTCCGCGGGTGGAGTCGTCTATCGTCAACGCGACGGGCAATTGGAAATTCAATTGATCGAGGATCGATTCGGTCGGATGACGCTGGCTAAAGGTAAAATGGAGCCTGGAGAGACGATCGAACAAACCGCGCTAAGGGAAATTCAAGAAGAAACGGGAATAACGGGGCAACTGTCCGCGCCTCTTCAAGTGATTTCATACGTATATGAGCATGCGCAACTCGGGACGGTGCAGAAGGAAGTCCATTACTATCTCGTTGAAGCGGGCGAAGGGCAACTCCAAGCACAGGTGGAGGAAATAACGGGAGTGGCCTGGTACGAGCCTTCGACGGCATGGCGGTTGCAACTTGATGCGGGATACGACAATAACGATGATGTGCTTAGGCTTGCTCTTGAGAAGCTGGGAATCCAGTTGGCCGGCTAA
- the mtaB gene encoding tRNA (N(6)-L-threonylcarbamoyladenosine(37)-C(2))-methylthiotransferase MtaB: MPNVAFYTLGCKVNFYDTEAIWQLFKNEGYEQVDFEQTADVYLINTCTVTNTGDKKSRQIIRRAVRRNPDAVIAVTGCYAQTSPAEIMAIPGVDLVIGTQDREKLMSFVTDIQNDRKPVNAVRNIMKTREFEELDVPDFAERTRAFLKIQEGCNNFCTFCIIPWSRGLSRSRKPESVLEQARQLVASGYKEIVLTGIHTGGYGDDLENYRLANLLTDLDKIDGLERIRISSIEASQIDEKVIAILNSSPKMCRHLHIPLQAGDDDILKRMRRKYTTAEFAEKIRLIQEAMPGVAITTDVIVGFPGETQEQFEKGYKFMEAMNFAEMHVFPYSKRTGTPAARMDEQVDEEVKHERVHQLIDLSERMQAAYGREWVGKVLDVIPEREAKGAEGTGLISGYTDNYIQVVLNGDPSLIGKLCRVRITDSSVNECQGELLEVIEADSQQVAMQA; encoded by the coding sequence TAATACGTGTACGGTTACGAATACGGGCGACAAGAAGAGCCGGCAAATTATCCGACGCGCCGTGCGCCGAAATCCGGACGCCGTTATCGCGGTTACGGGCTGTTATGCGCAAACTTCTCCAGCCGAGATTATGGCGATTCCGGGAGTCGATCTGGTTATCGGCACGCAAGACCGGGAGAAGCTGATGTCTTTTGTTACCGACATTCAGAATGATCGCAAACCTGTAAACGCGGTGCGCAACATAATGAAAACCCGGGAGTTCGAGGAACTGGACGTTCCCGATTTCGCGGAGCGCACGCGCGCGTTCCTGAAAATCCAAGAGGGTTGCAACAACTTCTGCACGTTCTGCATTATTCCGTGGTCACGCGGACTATCTCGCAGCCGAAAGCCGGAAAGCGTGCTGGAGCAAGCTCGCCAACTCGTTGCCTCGGGCTACAAGGAAATCGTGCTGACCGGCATTCACACCGGCGGATACGGAGACGACTTGGAAAACTACCGGTTAGCCAACTTGTTAACCGATCTGGATAAGATCGACGGGTTGGAGCGGATTCGCATCAGCTCCATCGAAGCCAGTCAGATCGACGAGAAAGTAATCGCCATCTTGAACAGCTCGCCGAAGATGTGCCGACATCTGCACATTCCTCTTCAAGCGGGCGACGACGATATTCTGAAAAGAATGCGTCGCAAATACACGACCGCCGAATTCGCGGAGAAAATCCGCTTGATTCAAGAAGCGATGCCGGGAGTGGCGATTACGACGGACGTCATCGTCGGTTTCCCCGGCGAAACCCAAGAGCAATTCGAGAAGGGCTACAAGTTCATGGAAGCGATGAATTTCGCGGAAATGCACGTATTCCCGTATTCTAAGCGGACCGGAACTCCGGCGGCTCGCATGGATGAACAGGTAGACGAGGAAGTGAAGCACGAACGCGTGCATCAATTAATCGACCTGTCCGAGCGCATGCAAGCGGCATATGGTCGTGAGTGGGTCGGTAAAGTGCTTGACGTTATTCCTGAACGGGAAGCGAAAGGCGCGGAAGGAACCGGGTTAATTTCGGGATACACCGACAATTACATCCAAGTCGTACTTAACGGGGATCCGTCGTTGATCGGCAAGCTGTGCCGGGTTCGCATTACGGATTCTTCCGTGAACGAGTGCCAAGGCGAGCTTCTTGAAGTCATTGAAGCGGATTCGCAGCAGGTGGCCATGCAAGCTTGA